In Vitis vinifera cultivar Pinot Noir 40024 chromosome 17, ASM3070453v1, one genomic interval encodes:
- the LOC100263356 gene encoding elongator complex protein 3 yields MATAVVAESRKLPRPGRGGVVSHGLSEEEARVRAIAEIVNNMVELSHRGENVDLNALKSAACRKYGLSRAPKLVEMIAALPESERDSLLPRLRAKPVRTASGIAVVAVMSKPHRCPHIATTGNICVYCPGGPDSDFEYSTQSYTGYEPTSMRAIRARYNPYVQARSRIDQLKRLGHSVDKVEFILMGGTFMSLPAEYRDYFTRNLHDALSGHTSANVEEAVAYSEHSAIKCIGMTIETRPDYCLGPHLRQMLSYGCTRLEIGVQSTYEDVARDTNRGHTVAAVADCFCLAKDAGFKVVAHMMPDLPNVGVERDLESFREFFESPMFRADGLKIYPTLVIRGTGLYELWKTGRYRNYPPEQLVDIVARILAMVPPWTRVYRVQRDIPMPLVTSGVEKGNLRELALARMDDLGLKCRDVRTREAGIQDIHHKIKPEEVELVRRDYTANEGWETFLSYEDIRQDILVGLLRLRKCGRNTTCPELIGRCSIVRELHVYGTAVPVHGRDADKLQHQGYGTLLMEAAERIAGREHRSTKIAVISGVGTRHYYRKLGYELEGPYMVKYLV; encoded by the exons ATGGCGACGGCGGTGGTGGCGGAGTCTCGAAAGCTGCCTCGGCCGGGTCGAGGCGGAGTGGTCTCGCATGGTCTCAGTGAAGAAGAGGCTCGAGTCAGAGCCATAGCCGAGATCGTGAACAACATGGTGGAGCTCTCTCACAGGGGCGAAAACGTCGACCTCAACGCCCTCAAATCCGCCGCTTGCCGAAAGTACGGACTCTCCCGCGCCCCCAAACTCGTGGAGATGATCGCGGCGTTGCCCGAGTCAGAACGCGACTCGCTCCTCCCTCGCCTCCGGGCCAAGCCGGTTCGAACCGCCTCAGGAATCGCCGTGGTCGCCGTGATGTCGAAGCCTCACAGGTGTCCACATATCGCAACCACGGGGAATATTTGTGTTTATTGCCCTGGAGGACCTGATTCTGATTTTGAGTACAGTACACAGTCGTACACTGGATACGAGCCCACCAGCATGCGCGCGATTCGTGCTAG ATATAACCCATATGTCCAGGCTAGAAGCAGGATCGATCAGCTGAAGCGGCTGGGTCATAGTGTAGACAAG GTAGAGTTCATTTTAATGGGTGGTACCTTCATGTCACTGCCAGCCGAGTACCGTGATTACTTTACAAGGAATCTACATGATGCTTTGTCAGGACACACTTCTGCCAATGTTGAAGAGGCTGTTGCCTACTCAGAGCATAGTGCAATAAAGTGTATTGGAATGACCATTGAAAC GAGGCCAGATTACTGTCTTGGACCTCATTTGCGGCAAATGCTTTCTTATGGTTGTACACGGCTGGAGATTGGAGTTCAAAGCACCTACGAGGATGTTGCCCGTGACACTAATAGAGGACATACAGTAGCTGCTGTGGCTGATTGTTTTTGCTTGGCCAAGGATGCTGGTTTCAAG GTTGTTGCTCATATGATGCCTGACCTTCCAAATGTTGGGGTAGAGAGGGACTTGGAAAGTTTCCGGGAGTTTTTTGAAAGCCCTATGTTTAGAGCTGATGGGCTCAAAATATATCCAACACTTGTAATTCGTGGAACTGGGCtttatgagctttggaaaacgGGCAG GTATAGGAATTACCCACCTGAGCAACTTGTAGACATTGTAGCAAGAATTCTAGCCATGGTACCCCCTTGGACTCGTGTTTATAGAGTTCAGAGGGATATTCCTATGCCTCTGGTTACTTCTGGGGTTGAGAAAGGAAATCTACGGGAGCTAGCTTTAGCTAGGATGGATGACTTGGGCTTGAAATGCCGTGATGTTCGGACACGTGAAGCTGGAATCCAG GACATCCACCACAAAATTAAGCCAGAGGAGGTTGAGCTTGTTCGCCGTGATTATACAGCAAATGAAGGTTGGgaaacttttctttcatatgAGGATATACGCCAG GATATTCTTGTTGGGTTGTTGCGCTTGCGCAAATGTGGGCGAAACACTACTTGCCCAGAGCTGATTGGCAGATGTTCAATTGTTCGTGAACTCCATGTTTATGGGACTGCAGTCCCAGTCCATGGACGGGATGCTGACAAGCTTCAACACCAG GGTTATGGTACACTTCTGATGGAGGCGGCAGAACGGATTGCTGGGAGAGAGCACAGATCAACAAAAATAGCAGTTATTTCTGGTGTTGGAACGCGTCATTACTACAGGAAACTGGGGTATGAGCTTGAAGGGCCGTACATGGTGAAATATCTTGTATGA
- the LOC100241088 gene encoding uncharacterized protein LOC100241088 has translation MLKSTFTPILSIITPKPTTSKPSKIFTKAFSQSPPTVRKNDSHNPSTTTPPHNLPPVSAYIHLPFCRKRCHYCDFPIVALGSSFTPPPEDDPRILNYTQLICREIEATKPECYPTPPLETVFFGGGTPSLVPPRLVSDIVEALRLKFGLCLDAEMSMEMDPGTFDAEKLKGLMELGVNRVSLGVQAFQEEMLRGCGRAHGVKEIYEAIETVKSCGVENWSVDLISSLPHQTPEMWEESLQLVIEAQPTHVSVYDLQVEQGTKFGILYTPGEFPLPSEIQSADFYRMASTTLSNAGYNHYEISSYCKGGFECKHNLTYWENKPFYGFGLGSASYVGGVRFSRPRKMKEYMGYVQSLETEVVGCGGNSVDAKDVAMDVVMLSLRTARGLDLKSFRNSFGSSFVASLCMAYRPYVKSGHVVCLDEQRRPVTSDEFSSLLSKDDGIEERLAFVRLSDPDGFLLSNELISLAFQAIAP, from the exons ATGCTCAAATCAACCTTCACTCCCATTCTCTCGATTATCACCCCCAAACCCACAACCTCAAAACCCTCTAAAATCTTCACCAAAGCCTTCTCACAATCCCCACCAACTGTTCGAAAAAATGATTCACACAACCCCTCCACCACAACCCCACCACATAATCTCCCTCCTGTTTCAGCTTATATTCACCTCCCTTTCTGCAGAAAGCGCTGCCACTACTGTGATTTCCCAATTGTCGCTCTCGGGTCTTCTTTTACCCCACCACCTGAGGACGATCCCAGAATCTTGAACTACACCCAACTCATTTGTCGAGAAATTGAAGCGACAAAACCAGAATGCTATCCCACCCCACCTCTTGAAACAGTGTTTTTTGGAGGCGGCACGCCATCCCTTGTGCCGCCGAGGCTGGTTTCTGATATAGTTGAAGCGTTGAGGTTGAAGTTTGGGTTGTGCTTGGATGCTGAAATGTCCATGGAAATGGACCCTGGGACTTTTGATGCAGAGAAACTGAAGGGATTGATGGAGTTGGGTGTGAATAGGGTGTCTTTGGGAGTTCAGGCATTTCAGGAAGAGATGTTGAGGGGATGTGGGAGAGCACATGGTGTGAAGGAGATTTATGAGGCAATTGAGACCGTCAAGTCATGTGGGGTTGAGAACTGGAGTGTGGATCTCATCTCTTCTCTCCCTCACCAAACACCAGAAATGTGGGAGGAGAGTTTGCAGCTTGTCATTGAAGCGCAGCCTACCCATGTGTCGGTTTATGATTTGCAAGTTGAACAAGGCACCAAATTTGGAATACT GTACACACCAGGGGAGTTCCCTCTGCCCTCTGAAATCCAATCAGCAGACTTCTATAGAATGGCTTCCACCACCCTTTCTAATGCGGGCTATAATCATTATGAAATCAGCAGTTACTGCAAGGGTGGGTTTGAGTGCAAGCACAATCTTACCTATTGGGAGAACAAACCTTTCTATGGTTTTGGCCTTGGGTCTGCCAGTTATGTTGGTGGAGTGAGGTTTTCAAGGCCGAGAAAGATGAAAGAGTATATGGGTTATGTGCAGAGCTTGGAAACCGAGGTGGTGGGTTGTGGGGGTAATTCTGTTGATGCCAAGGATGTGGCAATGGATGTTGTGATGCTCTCTCTTAGAACTGCCAGAGGCTTGGATTTGAAGTCCTTCAGAAATTCATTTGGTAGCTCTTTTGTTGCCTCTCTTTGCATGGCCTATAGACCCTATGTGAAAAGTGGGCATGTGGTTTGTTTGGATGAGCAGAGGAGACCTGTAACTTCAGATGAATTCAGCTCCTTGCTATCCAAAGATGATGGGATTGAAGAACGGCTGGCATTTGTTCGGCTTAGTGATCCTGATGGTTTCCTCCTATCAAATGAATTGATATCACTAGCATTTCAGGCCATAGCTCCTTAA